A DNA window from Solanum lycopersicum chromosome 3, SLM_r2.1 contains the following coding sequences:
- the LOC101266316 gene encoding putative receptor-like protein kinase At3g47110 — MEIFPTSFNSHILLATHAVFLVFLFSSTLKYATAATILGNETDKLALLGFKSQITEDPSRVFTSWNQSVHFCRWTGVKCGLTQKRVVSLNLKGLSLAGTISSHLGNLSFLNSLDLAENSFHDEIPQQLSRLSRLQNLNLSFNYLTGEIPINLSHCVNLKSLVLDHNTLVGQIPYQVGFLTKLVRLYLRNNNLTGIFPVSIGNLTSLEELYLSYNSLEGEVPASLAQLTKLRLLGLSVNSFSGEFPPSLYNLSSLELIALSFNNFSGNLRSDLGHYFPNLRRLYLGNCQFNGSIPSSLANASKLLQLDFPANKFTGNIPKSFGNLKNLLWLNIGSNHLGYGKNEDLDFVNSLTNCSSLQMLHFGDNQFVGTLPHSTVNLSSQLQRLLFFGNRIGGNIPREISNLVNLNLLDMSNNNLTGSIPDSIGRLTNLGALNLGNNLLIGVIPSSIGNLTELVYLYLGFNRLKGNIPLTLGNCNQLLRLDISENNLTGSIPQQLIALSSLTKVYAYYNSLTGTLPVHIGNWSHLTYLDFSFNNFSGMIPRSLGKCLSLGEIYMKGNSLLGTIPDLEDLQDLQSLDLSLNNLSGPIPHFIANLTSLLYLNLSFNNLEGEVPITGIFSNLSTDVFVGNSKLCGGIKELHLQPCVHHETQKTQKKHVLSLKLILTIVFAASFSILALIIVFLCCWRRNLKDQPEPEVRSESARFYPNISYEELRIATGGFSSENLIGSGSFGTVYKGTFASNGMVVAVKVLNLLHQGASKSFIAECQALRNIRHRNLVKVISACSSSDFKGNEFKALVFQFMPKGNLDEWLHPEREIQKDSLTILQRMNIIIDVASALHYLHHQCQTPMIHCDIKPQNILLDEDLTAHLGDYGLVRLVPGFSNGSELHQFSLLGVTGTIGYAAPEYGMGSKVSILGDVYSFGILILEIFTGRRPTDTSFQASSSLHHMVETALPEKVMEILDKKAFHGEMTSISTNGEEYWGTIKKEQMECLVGMLGIGVACSAESPRDRLTMRQVYSKLTLLREKFLGAEDV, encoded by the exons ATGGAAATTTTCCCAACGAGTTTTAATTCCCACATCTTACTGGCAACCCATGCCGTGTTTCTCGTGTTTCTTTTCTCATCTACTCTCAAATATGCTACAGCAGCTACTATACTTGGAAATGAAACTGACAAACTAGCCTTACTTGGATTCAAGTCCCAAATAACTGAGGATCCATCAAGAGTTTTCACCTCTTGGAACCAATCTGTTCATTTCTGTCGGTGGACTGGAGTAAAATGTGGTCTGACACAGAAAAGAGTCGTCAGTTTGAATCTAAAAGGGCTGAGTCTGGCAGGTACAATCTCCTCTCATCTCGGAAATCTTTCTTTTCTCAATTCTCTTGACCTGGCAGAAAATTCATTCCATGACGAAATTCCTCAACAACTCAGTAGACTGTCAAGGCTTCAAAACCTGAATTTGAGTTTTAACTATCTAACTGGGGAAATTCCAATTAATCTATCGCATTGTGTTAACCTCAAGAGCCTTGTGCTCGACCACAACACTCTTGTGGGACAGATTCCTTATCAAGTTGGATTTCTAACAAAGTTAGTGAGATTGTATCTCAGAAATAACAACCTGACAGGAATCTTTCCAGTGTCTATTGGAAATCTTACATCTTTAGAAGAGTTGTATTTATCGTACAACAGTCTAGAGGGAGAAGTGCCAGCTTCTTTAGCTCAATTGACCAAGTTGAGACTGCTTGGATTGTCAGTAAATAGCTTCTCCGGGGAGTTCCCTCCTTCGTTGTACAATTTGTCATCCCTTGAATTAATAGCACTTTCTTTTAACAACTTTTCTGGTAATCTCAGATCCGATTTAGGCCACTACTTCCCTAATCTCCGAAGACTTTACTTGGGAAACTGTCAATTCAATGGCTCCATACCATCCTCTTTGGCCAATGCTTCAAAATTACTACAACTTGATTTTCCTGCAAACAAATTCACTGGAAATATACCTAAGAGTTTTGGTAACTTGAAGAATTTGTTGTGGCTCAATATTGGGAGTAACCATCTTGGATACGGTAAGAATGAAGACCTTGACTTTGTAAATTCTCTTACCAACTGCAGCAGTCTACAAATGCTCCATTTTGGAGACAACCAGTTTGTAGGTACATTACCTCATTCAACAGTCAACCTTTCTAGTCAGTTACAACGCCTACTCTTCTTCGGGAACAGAATTGGTGGAAACATACCCAGAGAGATCTCAAACCTGGTGAATTTGAATTTACTCGACATGAGCAACAATAATCTTACAGGTAGCATTCCAGATTCTATTGGAAGACTTACAAACTTGGGAGCTCTCAACTTGGGTAACAATCTCTTGATAGGGGTAATCCCTTCTTCAATAGGCAACCTCACTGAACTCGTCTATCTTTATTTAGGATTTAACAGGTTAAAGGGAAACATACCTTTAACATTGGGAAATTGTAACCAACTGCTAAGATTGGACATTTCTGAAAACAACCTGACTGGATCTATACCACAACAACTTATTGCTCTCTCATCCCTCACAAAAGTTTATGCATATTATAACTCTTTGACTGGCACATTACCAGTGCATATTGGGAACTGGAGTCACCTTACTTATCTAGATTTTTCTTTCAACAATTTTTCGGGTATGATTCCACGATCTCTGGGAAAATGCTTGTCCCTGGGGGAGATCTATATGAAGGGAAACTCCCTCCTAGGGACCATTCCCGATTTAGAAGATTTGCAGGATCTCCAGTCCTTGGATCTTTCCCTCAATAACCTATCAGGGCCAATCCCTCACTTCATTGCAAATCTTACTTCCTTACTCTACTTAAACTTATCTTTTAACAATCTGGAGGGTGAGGTTCCTATCACCggaatattttcaaatttgagtaCAGATGTATTTGTCGGTAATTCCAAGCTTTGTGGTGGGATTAAAGAGCTACATTTACAACCCTGTGTTCATCATGAAACTCAGAAGACACAGAAGAAGCATGTACTTTCCCTCAAGTTAATTTTGACAATTGTATTTGCTGCTTCATTTTCAATCCTGGCCTTAATAATAGTTTTCCTTTGTTGTTGGAGAAGAAATTTGAAAGATCAACCAGAACCAGAAGTTAGGTCAGAATCTGCACGTTTCTACCCCAATATTTCTTATGAAGAGCTCCGCATTGCAACTGGTGGATTTTCTTCTGAAAATCTTATTGGCTCTGGTAGTTTCGGAACTGTTTACAAGGGAACTTTTGCCTCTAATGGAATGGTCGTTGCTGTCAAGGTACTCAATCTCCTGCATCAAGGTGCTTCAAAAAGCTTCATAGCAGAATGCCAAGCATTGAGAAACATTAGGCACCGAAACCTTGTCAAGGTCATCAGCGCATGCTCAAGTtctgatttcaagggaaatgaGTTTAAAGCTTTAGTCTTTCAGTTCATGCCAAAAGGGAACTTGGATGAATGGCTACATCCAGAAAGGGAGATACAGAAGGATAGTTTGACCATACTTCAGAGAATGAATATCATAATAGATGTGGCCTCTGCACTTCATTATCTTCACCATCAGTGCCAAACACCCATGATTCACTGTGATATCAAACCACAGAACATTCTTCTTGATGAAGATCTAACAGCTCATCTGGGCGATTATGGTTTGGTGAGACTCGTTCCTGGATTCAGTAACGGATCGGAACTACATCAGTTTAGCTTACTTGGAGTTACGGGAACCATTGGCTATGCAGCTCCAG AATACGGAATGGGTAGTAAGGTCTCCATTTTAGGAGATGTGTACAGTTTTGGGATTCTCATATTGGAGATATTCACTGGAAGAAGACCCACAGACACTTCGTTCCAAGCAAGCTCTAGTCTTCATCACATGGTGGAAACAGCATTGCCTGAGAAAGTTATGGAGATTCTAGACAAAAAAGCTTTTCATGGTGAGATGACGAGTATATCAACCAACGGAGAAGAATACTGGGGCACCATCAAGAAAGAACAAATGGAATGCTTGGTTGGCATGCTTGGGATTGGTGTTGCATGTTCAGCTGAATCCCCAAGAGACAGATTGACCATGAGACAAGTTTACAGTAAGTTGACACTACTAAGAGAAAAATTTCTAGGAGCAGAGGATGTATGA
- the LOC101256751 gene encoding uncharacterized protein, whose amino-acid sequence MSDPYERVTGGRLMFKGGAVASRSKAIDKKKKKKKNKSAEDIVSDEPLTGDAALAATEQQADAPEDMFTIDAAKRRKYDDLFPVEAKKFGYDPNAKAKSVEEALDDRVKKKADRYCK is encoded by the coding sequence ATGTCGGACCCATACGAGAGAGTGACCGGAGGTCGGTTGATGTTTAAAGGAGGCGCAGTAGCCAGCCGCAGCAAAGCAATcgacaagaagaagaagaaaaagaagaacaagTCCGCCGAAGACATCGTTTCCGATGAGCCTTTAACCGGTGACGCCGCCCTTGCCGCTACTGAGCAACAAGCTGACGCTCCCGAGGATATGTTTACGATTGACGCAGCTAAGCGCAGGAAATACGATGATTTGTTCCCTGTTGAAGCAAAGAAATTCGGGTACGACCCGAATGCTAAAGCCAAGTCCGTTGAAGAAGCCCTTGATGACCGGGTCAAAAAGAAAGCAGACCGTTACTGTAAATGA
- the LOC101257052 gene encoding putative pentatricopeptide repeat-containing protein At2g01510 codes for MGNSRAKNPWGAIRMFSKRFYCVFSESIVDVPVDARIVKTGFDPEISRFNFKLKDLIRENQIAKARELFDEMPYRNTSSVNMMVSGYVKSHNLFRARELFDSMFSRNEISWTIMIGGYSQNNQPKEAFNLYTEMFRSGVKPDHITFATLLSGSDDTTTLKEVLQIHSHIIRFGFSASLIVFNSLIDSYCKTCCLDIASQLFSEMPTKDSVSFNVMITGYTKYGFREEALKLFMQMRNMDFQPSGFTFAAMLGMSVGSEEVIFGQQIHGLAIKTSYVWDIFVANALLDFYSKHDYIDLAKNLFDEMPELDGVSYNIIITGYAWNGQYEKLFDIFKRLQGTSFDRKNFPFATMLSVAAAELNLAMGRQTHAQAVVTTAISEVQVGNALVDMYAKCEKFEDANRIFTNLAYRNSVPWTAIISIYVQKGFHEEALKMFKEMNRENVHGDQATFASTLKASANLASVSLGKQLHSAVIRLGLLSSVFSGSVLVDMYANCGSMKDSIKVFKEMPERNIVCWNALISAYAQNGDAEATFNSFADMIESGLYPDSVSFLSVLTACSHRGLVEKALWYFNSMTQVYNLDPRRKHYATMIDVLCRSGRFNEAENLISEMPFEPDEVMWSSVLNSCRIHKNQDLAKKAADQLFKMDALRDAAAYVNMSNIYAEAGKWENAAKVKKAMRERGVKKVTAYSWVEIDHRVHVFTANDRTHPQTEQIRRKINSLVELMDKEGHKPDTSCTLQNVDEEMKIESLKYHSERLAIAFALINTPEGSPIIIMKNLRACVDCHAAIKVISKIVGREITVRDSSRFHHFRDGSCSCGDYW; via the exons ATGGGAAATTCAAGAGCTAAAAATCCATGGGGTGCAATTAGAATGTTCTCCAAGAGATTTTATTGTGTCTTCAG TGAAAGCATTGTTGATGTTCCAGTAGATGCCCGCATTGTGAAAACGGGTTTTGACCCAGAAATCTCTCGTTTTAACTTCAAACTGAAGGATTTGATAAGAGAAAATCAAATAGCAAAGGCACGTGAACTGTTTGATGAAATGCCTTACAGAAACACTAGCTCAGTTAACATGATGGTTTCGGGTTATGTGAAGTCTCACAATCTTTTTCGTGCTAGGGAGTTGTTTGATAGCATGTTCTCTCGTAATGAAATTTCATGGACTATAATGATTGGTGGTTACTCTCAGAACAATCAGCCTAAAGAAGCTTTTAATCTTTACACTGAGATGTTTAGGTCGGGGGTTAAGCCGGATCATATCACCTTTGCAACTCTATTATCGGGTTCTGATGATACAACTACTTTAAAAGAAGTACTTCAGATTCACTCCCATATCATTAGATTTGGATTTAGTGCAAGTCTTATTGTTTTCAACAGTCTGATAGATTCATACTGCAAAACTTGCTGCCTCGATATAGCGTCTCAGCTCTTCAGTGAAATGCCAACTAAAGATTCAGTAAGCTTCAATGTGATGATAACAGGGTACACAAAATATGGTTTTCGTGAAGAAGCATTGAAACTTTTTATGCAAATGCGGAATATGGATTTTCAGCCTTCAGGTTTTACTTTTGCAGCAATGCTAGGTATGAGTGTTGGATCAGAGGAAGTTATTTTTGGCCAGCAAATTCATGGACTTGCTATCAAGACAAGCTATGTCTGGGACATATTTGTTGCAAATGCATTGCTTGATTTCTACTCTAAGCATGACTATATAGATTTAGCAAAGAATCTCTTTGATGAGATGCCCGAGTTAGATGGTGTTTCGTATAACATAATTATCACAGGTTATGCATGGAATGGGCAGTATGAGAAATTGTTTGATATCTTCAAAAGGCTACAGGGTACATCATTTGACAGAAAGAATTTTCCTTTTGCCACAATGTTGAGTGTAGCTGCGGCAGAACTAAATTTAGCAATGGGAAGACAAACCCATGCACAGGCAGTGGTGACAACAGCTATTTCAGAAGTACAAGTAGGAAATGCCCTTGTTGACATGTATGCAAAGTGTGAAAAATTTGAGGATGCCAACAGAATATTTACAAATCTTGCCTACAGAAACTCTGTTCCATGGACAGCCATAATCTCAATATATGTTCAGAAGGGTTTTCATGAGGAGGCACTCAAAATGTTCAAGGAGATGAATAGAGAAAATGTTCACGGTGACCAGGCAACTTTTGCTAGCACTTTAAAAGCTTCAGCTAATTTGGCTTCAGTTTCTCTTGGGAAGCAATTACACTCAGCTGTGATCAGACTGGGATTATTGTCTAGTGTTTTTTCTGGCAGTGTTCTTGTAGACATGTATGCAAATTGTGGGTCCATGAAAGATTctattaaagttttcaaagagatgCCTGAAAGGAATATAGTATGTTGGAATGCACTGATTTCGGCATATGCTCAGAATGGTGATGCTGAAGCCACATTTAACTCCTTCGCAGATATGATTGAATCAGGTCTCtaccctgattctgttagtttCCTCAGTGTACTAACTGCCTGCAGCCACCGTGGGCTTGTTGAAAAGGCATTATGGTATTTTAATTCCATGACTCAAGTATATAATCTTGATCCAAGGAGAAAACATTATGCAACGATGATTGACGTGTTATGTAGAAGTGGACGATTCAATGAAGCAGAGAATCTGATTTCTGAAATGCCATTTGAACCGGATGAGGTCATGTGGTCCTCAGTTTTAAACTCATGCAGAATTCATAAGAATCAAGACCTCGCCAAAAAGGCTGCTGACCAACTTTTCAAGATGGACGCTCTTAGAGATGCTGCTGCTTATGTCAACATGTCTAACATCTATGCAGAAGCAGGCAAGTGGGAAAATGCGGCAAAAGTCAAGAAGGCTATGAGGGAACGGGGAGTTAAAAAGGTCACTGCCTATAGCTGGGTTGAGATTGACCACAGAGTTCATGTATTCACTGCAAACGATAGGACCCATCCACAAACTGAGCAGATTAGAAGAAAAATTAACTCATTGGTTGAGCTAATGGACAAGGAAGGACACAAACCTGATACAAGTTGTACCCTTCAAAATGTGgatgaagaaatgaaaatagaatCACTCAAATATCACAGTGAGAGGTTGGCCATTGCGTTTGCATTAATTAATACTCCAGAAGGATCAcccattattattatgaaaaactTGCGAGCTTGTGTGGATTGTCATGCTGCAATTAAAGTTATCTCAAAAATAGTTGGAAGGGAGATCACTGTGCGAGATTCAAGTAGGTTCCATCACTTTAGAGATGGATCATGTTCATGTGGGGATTATTGGTGA